In Odocoileus virginianus isolate 20LAN1187 ecotype Illinois chromosome 12, Ovbor_1.2, whole genome shotgun sequence, the DNA window GCAAAAGGGAATTAAAAGAGCAAGTGAAATAAGGTTGCTATCCAGGTAGGCCCAGTGGGAAATCACAATGATCCTTAAATGTGGAAATCAGCATCAGAGTGAGGAAATGCGAAATGGGCTCCACCAGCCATTGCTGGTTTAAAGCTGAAGGGTAACCATGATTAAAGAATGCAGATGAtctcaagaagaaaggaaaagaaagaaagcagattcTTCCCTAGTCTTCACAAAGGAACACGGCCTTGCCAATGCTTTGCTTTTAGCTCAGTGagacccattttggacttctgaactgaaagataatttgtgttgtcttaagccactaaGCTTGTGGTAATTTGCTATAGCAGCAATAAGAAACTAATACACTGGTAAGCTGAAAATCTTAGTTTACTATGGCCTTTGAGCACTGCCCTGAATTTGCCATTCACTTAAGGTCAAATGTCATTTGCTACCCCCTCTTGTCCCCACCTACTCTTCAGTCTCTAAATTGTTCATGGCTGGATGATCAAGCCCTTCCCTAGTGTCTAACAGTCTTCTAATGCAGAAAGTCTGAATAGCTATGTAACTTGGAATGACTCCAAGTTCTACACGAACTGAGTAAGAAGGTGCAttgttataaaaaattttttaacagtatacatgttttcttaaaaatagaactgccatacaatccagcaattccactcctgctatttttctgaaaaaaataaaaataaaaacacgaATGCAAAAAAGTATCTGCACccctatattctttgcagcattatttataatagccaagatatagaagcgacctgtgtccatcaatagatgaatgggtaaagaagatgcagtgcatatatacaaaagaatattactcagccacaaaaaagaataaagcctTGCCATTTATAACAAAACCAATGAACCTACAAGGTATTATACTAAGGGAAATAAGTcatagaaagacaaacactataagATTTcacttatgtatggaatctaaaaagcaaaaacaaatgaacaaaaataatgaaacagaaacagactcatagatacagagaacaaacaggtggttgccagagtggACAGGTGTGGGGGGGTGAGTGAactaggtgagggagattaagaggtacaaattccAGTTACAGCATAAATGAGTCATGTggatgaaatgtacagcatgAAGAAACAGTCAACAATATTATCATAACTTTTATGGGGCTTTGGTCTTTAAAAACCGCTCTAAATTTCTATcattgtgatcattttgtaatgtgtggaaatactgaatcattatgttatGCATATAGAACTTACAAAGTGTTGTAGGTCAatcatacttcagtaaaaaaagataacaatactagatatttttcctcattttggtGTCCCTGAGAGCTGTGTATAACTTCTTGATTAAACTTATTGAACATCCACAACAGAAAAAATGTTGGTCATTATTGAGAATATAGCAatatttctctgtgctgtgcttagtcactcagtcatgtttgactctttgcaaccccatggactgtagcccgccaggctccgctgtccatggaattctccaggcaagaatactggaattggttgccatgccctcctccaaaggatcttcccaacccagggatcaaaccagggtctcctgcattgcaggcagattctttaccagctgagctaccagggaagcccaatacttcTCTACAGTAGTTTAATTCTTAAAACCCCCTTCCCCAAAGTAGAATActaccatatatttattttttttaataaagtgaattaaaaaattgGTTTCATCTTTCATTTTGGAATGTTGTGATACTATTGGagggattttaaaatttttctcaggCTATCCCAAACCAGGGCTGAAGGTCTGCCAACTACTGGCTTATGCACTAGGAATACAGAGATGAGTAAGACTCAGGTCTGCCCTTGATGAACTCACAATCTACCTAGTGGAATAACAAGTGTATCTATCAAGTTATGTGACAGTAAAAATGAGTTGAATGAGAAGACTTCAGAAGGAGATGTATCACTTGAGTTGGGCTTTGAAGGTGGGTAGGAGTTTAAACAGTGAAAAGAGGAATACTACTACCCTGAAATGTAGGCGCAATAATATGAGCAAAAGTAGAACACAAAAGTATATGCAGAATGTTTCCATTAAGATCAGGAACTAAGCAAGCAGGTCCATTCTCTCCACTCTAAATGTTGTACTAGAGGTTATGTGCTAATGCAACTGTACAAAAGAGTCAGTTGGAGgcattaaagaagaaatgaaactactGGTATACAAAAAAGAGACATATAGTAACTATGTCTAAAAACCCTGAGAGAATCAGTGATAAAACTAATGGAAATAATAACATGAGTCAGGAGGGTAgtacaatataaaattaacacgAAAAAACAGTAGCCTTCATATACACAAAaggcagtgagaaaacagaaaacataacaTCCATTCACAAAAGCAATATAAAAGGTTAATTATTTATGAATAACCTtaataataaatgtgtaaatgtatgagaaacattttaaaacattcctgAAAGACACAAAAGAAGACCTGAATAAATGTAAATACATTGCCGGTGTTCATAGACAGAATGACTCAACAACATAAAGATGTCACTTAACATCCTCAAGTTAACAGAAATTTAAGGAAatcctaataaaaaaaatagatttttttttatggagtTGGATACATTGATATTAAAGttcaaacaaaaaatatacactCAGGAATAACCAGGAAAAAACCTGACAAAATCTACAAAGGGATACTAAATCTACCAGACATTAAAACATAATCTGAAGGACTAGAACTGGatctcagaggaggaaatgagaaaattatattaaatactcTAGGGAAAGTCCCCTAATGCCATTTCAAGGAGTTTAGGTGAAATTCTATGGAAAAAGTGGACGATTCAAGAGATTTAAAAGCAGGAGAGTGATGCTGAGCACTGACCATCTGCCAGCTCCATCTATTAGCTcaattaattttcacaacaattcAATCTCACAACAATTCATcagtattatcctcattttactaacagaaagaaaactgaagcaaagaTACGTAACTTGCCCAAGTCACACAAGTGGCAAGACAGAGATTCCAACCCAGGAGCCCTATACCTCACTGTAAGGTCCAAACAGAATCTTTTAGTACAGTGTGGAGGAAAACCAGAGTGGAGAAGAATGGGGGTATGGAGGCCAGTCAGAAGGCTCATCGGAGTTCAGATAGATGATAAGGGTCTCAATCATTTACCCATAATGTAATCTCATTTTTGCAGGAGTTAAGGCAAAAACTTCCCTTCCAaaattgagttttctttttagaatttagGATTTAAGTGAcatgatagaaaagaaaagagtgcTGTAATGTAACTTGTGGAGCTTACAGCTCTAAATGTCACTTTCCCTAGTGAGGAAATTGGCAATCTTAGTGAATTTCAGGGAGATGAAGCAGCAGGGAAATGTGTTCCTGTTGTtgtctgtaaaaaaaataaaagtaagcacAATATGTGTAACCAAAAAACAGGATGGGGAAAATGTTTCTgcataatgaaaagacagagctcagttttcttttatgACCAAGTTAGTAATTCACAAGAAGAGAAAACTGCCATAAGTACTGGGCATATAACAACAGGTATTCAATAAACACTTATGGCATCAAACTGAATAATAAGTGGAGTTTACTGTCCAATTTTATGACACTAGAAGTCTTTATTACagcattgttattgtttagttgctcagtagtatttgactctttgcaaccccgtggattgtagctggccaagttcctctgtccatgggatttcccaggcaagaatactggtgtaggttgccatttccttctccaagggatcttcccaacccaggaatcaaacctgcatctcctgcactggcaggcagattctttaccactgagccaccaggaaagcccagtagcAGTGGATATTGtgacttaaaaatgaaataaagtcaaaaatgtaaaattcatagGGGTGTGTAACATGAAGTGTCAGCTCCCTGCTCTTTCTCTTAGTAAAAAACTGACTGCCATCCTAATGACACTTTGGAAATGCAACTTAAATTGGTCCATTTTGCTAATTACTATCAATTCTGAAAAGGACTAGTGAGAAGTAGTAACTTCTAGCAatattatttctcctttcaaaTTTCTAACTCTAACAAACTCATATTTCCAAAccaataataacaacagcaaaacaagCTTGAATAAAACACTaatgtaaatatgtaaaatgtggACTATCATTATTTAAGATACTTCTAATAAATTATGCTTATCTTCAGTTCAATAGATTTCATAAGGTTTAATATCATAGCATTTTGTAAAGTTTATCATCCATCtataatagcaaaatattggTATTACAATAATGTTATAAACTGGGACTCTACTACGAAGAAATTTGTGATGTTTCTTGTGATGAAATTTGTATCTGTGCTACCATGAATAAGAGATTTCTTGaccaaacttgaaaaagaaaattaggacacttattttagaaaacaaagtatATGACTTTAACATATTATCAATATTTGTACTCAAAGATAAATATGCTATAAACAATCataatttgttctttaaaacaaGTGACTCAAATCTCTAAACATACTTTGTTAGAATTACTCAATGAGCAATTTGTTTTGTATTGACCTTGTATAAATCAACCTTTTCTCCATCTCAGACTGGCTTCAGCTCTCCCCatcaaaaaataaggaaattaatttCCAGGAGACTGGGGGTGGGCTGCGGCAGGGAGACTGGAAAGGCAGACGGACAACGAGAGTGAGCCCTTGGCCTCAGCTTAGCTGTGTCTCAGTGCTGCTGCTCCTTTACCTTCCTGAGACATGGAGACCCTGGCACTTCTTCTGTGTCGCTGACACTGCTTTCTGGGACTTCACTAATATCTCCACTGCTTTCGGGTACTTCAGTAAGGTCTTTGTTCGCTCTTTTCATTAAAGGGCTGCCACAATTTTCCAGTGTAGAGGTGTTCATGGGAGTCTCATCAGAATACAGCCTTTTCAGTTCTACTTTTCTTGAGATATACTCTGGGACCTTGCTGGCTGCATTTTTACCAGCCTTTGAATTTGAATGTATCGGCTCTGACCTGAGGTATTAATAGAGATTAAATGAATGTACTGTttactttgaaatatatatttgtatataactaAAGGAGCAACATGAAATGACAATGATAACACAGTTTAGGGAATATATTGAAAAAACATCAAACTAATTGTTTGAAAGTTAAGTTCAAATATATGATTATTTATAAATTCTCTTACAGATTCAAATTTTTCAGTAAAGCAACCCAAGTGTGCATGAGACAATCTTATAACACAGTAGAAGGGcataggtaggaaaaaaaaaagtcaaataaattacAATACATCTGTATGAGAAAATTGTATAGAACCATTAAAAAGCATCTTTCCAAGTCATTATCAGCAATATTAGAAAATGTTCACAATATAatattttgtgggaaaaaaaacaggATATAAAACTACATATGCTATATGAGCCaatcttgttttaaaatgcaaatatatgcaaaattaaaagtCTGAAAGAAAATACAGTGTGCCAAACATTAACAGTGGCTATCGTTAGGTGGTAAAAGTGTGGGtgtttttcactttattctttgtactttattgcattttcctaatttcccataaaaatttgttatttttactaGGAAGGagcctccaccaaaaaaaaaaaaaaaaaagttaagaggcAAAAGGGGGAGTTCCCTGGatatccagtggttaggatgttacagttcactgctgtggcctaggttcaatccctggacagggaactgagatcctgcaagccatgcagtgcagccaaaatttaaaaaaaagaaaagagagagacaaaagggaaaaaaagaaagaaagaaaaacaacgcTGCCTGTCCATATGTCTAAGAAAGAGAGCTCTGGGCAATGAATATAAACCTTCATGTGAAACTTCACACTGTATCACTCCTGAAAAACAACcactgaaaacagaaatgagtTTTAGGTAATGACAAAGATAAACCAGACAGTTCTGTTAAATTGTGATCATAAGAGAAAAAAGCAAGTATCTGTGAAAGATGGGTGTTATTTCTATGTTACAGTTAGGTCTTCCTGGagttcttcctgattcagttaaAGTTTCAGATCTTCTAATGTTTTCCTTCTCAGTTGTTTCCTAAACGAATGCCATTGAATTATTGCAGAATAAGGTTGCAATGGCTTTATCCCAACCAATAAGACATTAAAAACACAGCcttaccttttttgtttttgtgaaagACACAGTGTTTGTGGAGAAGATGCTCTACTTGGCTCGTCAGCTAATGTAGCCAAAATAAAGTTGGCTTCCAATAACATATCATCAATACTTAAAGCCATGGGTCTAAAAAAGGCAAAACCAGAGCAAAAACCACACTCATTTTCTGATGGACACTggaaaaacattagaaaatgaTACTTAATTTTGgagtaaaaagaaacagtaaaagtagaagtcttatttgttttttcacaAATTGAGATAGTCCTTAGAGCTAAAAGAGCCCTTAAAAATCATCACATCCAATTTTATAAGACACATCTATCCTAACCCAATCTCTTTGACATTTTAGTTCTGAAATATAACATACCATAGTTTCATAGAGATTTAACGTGTTTAAGCcatatataattttctaattaGGCAATTTATTCAGTATATCAAgtttataaatgttttcattctgCAGAATAATGTTTCTTTCTAAACCAAGTCACCAATCAAAAGAACACTAGCTTATAACATCTTTCAAAATTTTAGTTTGACAAGTGTTGCTAGTAAAGTTAAGGAATTCCTGAGGTGTGAATTAATTTCAACATGACCCAAGGGGTTTTATTTACTAGtatacaacaaaagaaaaagaaataaactaaaaaacttTCCAAAGACCTACTTCCCAGGAAAGTCAAAATGAATGGCTATAGGAGCATGTATAGCTTCTGAAAATATCAGCACGccctgaaaggaaaagaagggaaaaataatatgaaatcttTATTAAAAACTGCCACTGATAATTCTAATTGGACACTACTTTTGGTTTTACCTTCAGTTCTTTGAAGCAAAATGTTATTTCAGTGTCAATTCCAACTTGAAAGAAGTCAAACTCATCTGGACCAACAAACATCTCACTGTATACAGAATTGGTCAGGTCTGttcaagaggaaaacaaagaataacATCAATTCTGTAggtatttctgaaattttaataagaaaatatagtcagggacttcccgggtggtccagtggctaagactccttactcctaatgcagggggctggggttcaatacctggtcagggaactagatcccacatttcGTAACTGAGAGTTCccctgctgcaactaaagataccaCACAGTGCAACAAAAATGGAAGAtcctgcaattaagacccagtgcagccaaataaataaatattttctttaaaagaaaagtaaatataacCATAAATTGTAGGTTAAAAATAGCCACAAGTTCTTTGACATTTCCTCATTGAGTGGTAGGGTCTCTATCTGTGTCCCTACCCCTTGGGGTGAGTGGGCTTTCTGTCTACTCTCACTAATAGTATGTGGGGGAGTGATCTAGTGCTAGTTTGTGGTGTGGGCCCAGGCATTAAGAGACTGCCACCTCCACTTCCTCTATCCCACAAGCTAGGAGgggtggccaaaaaatttttaaatggcaagtAAAAAATCAActtcacagaatgggagaaaatacttgaaatcatatatatgataaggggggcttcccaggtggtgctagtagtaaagaacccgcctagcaatgcaggagacgtaagagacacggatttgatccctagcttgggaagatcccctggagaagggcgcagcaatccactctagtatccttgctgggagaagcccatggacagaggagcctggcaggcgctGGTCCACAGAGTCTCACAGagttgactgaagcaacttagcacagcacagcacatatgaTAAGGGACTAGTATTCAGAACAATAAAGACAAATAactcaagtgaaaaataaacaagggatatgaacagacatttctccaaagaaaatatacaaataaacaataagcacacaaaaaaagatactcaacatcattagttactAGGGGAATGAAagtcaaaagcacaatgagacaACACTTCATacctactaggatggctataatccaaaagacagacaataacagGTGAATTTTGttctctaatattttattaaaatgtcatgtgcatttttaaaatgaaaatatgatcatACTATGCATACCATTTTATAATCTATTCAATAATATATCCTGGCTATATTTCCACATCAATaactgaaagttgctcggtcgtgtcccactctttgtgaccccatagactgtacagtccatggaattctccaggccagaatactggagtgggtagcctttcctttcttcaggggatcttcccaacctaggaatcaaactggagtctcctgcattgcaggcagattctttgccaactgagctatgagggaagctcagTCCCTTATGTCAATAAGtacattttccaaattatttgtgtgtgttggtGTTTTGTGTTTTCCTCTACAATATTAACTTCAATAAACATCTTTGATATACATacccagagagaaagaaatgtatgtatacacacaaacaagactatttttttttttttttgctgtgcagcGGAtcctgtggcttgcaggatcttagttccccaaccagggactgaacccaggcccatgACAGTAAAGGCCTGGAATCCTgataggccaccagggaacttccaaGACTACTTTTAATAATAGCTTCACTGTATTTCACCTATTAAACCAATCTCCTGTTCTCAGATCTAAGATATAGAAAAGTGTTTTTATACATTaagtgtttttctccagatagGGGGATTCCAGGTGACTTTATTAGtgctttttgtatgttttaaattttcttcaatgaacatgaattattTAAGCATAAGAACAAAGGAGaaatagtatttatattttaaaaggaccAAACAATACCTTACAAATACCTTCATCTCGATCAAGAAGGCTCATGTCATGACTTGTGGTTGctatgggggagggggagggcaagggagggttggattgggagtttgagattagcagatgcaaactattagatgtaaaatggataacatgtcctactgtacagcataggtaactatattcaatatcctacaataaaccatgatggaaaagaatacaaaaaaagaatacttaaaaaaataaattgagaaaagaaGGCTCATGTCACTCCCAGTGTGCTGGCATAGAGTAGgttcaataataaaattaaacaactGGGTCCTGAGTCAATCATAACTATAACCACTCATTAGAAAGCTGCTCACAAGGGATAGCGTCTCCTGGTTACTAAATGGCCATCTTTATTCAGAGATGGCATTATGAATATAAAACAGACCCTCTCAGTAGCCACGCATATATTTTCCAGATCATGCACTTCTAAGTGCCAAAAAAGAATACTAGATGAGACTTGAGAGAAGCAATAAGAGCACGGTGGTAATAAGCCTAAGCCCTGGAACCTGACAGCCTCTATTCAGATCATAATCCACACATTAACCGTGTGATAGCAGCAAGTCACTTAGTTTCTCTGTGCTTCATATTGTTCATATGGAAAATGAGGATACTAACAGTAGCTACATCATAGAGTTGCTGCAAAGATCAAATGGATTCACATATGTAAACCATTTAGAACAGCATCTGGCACAAACTAAACACTACAAAGTCATGTGGCCCACCTTAAGCCCTAGTTATACTAGTTTTTTGCTTTCAAATAATGTATCTacctttatattctttctttactGCTATCACCCCCCAAATTATCCAACATCAAAGAATCTCAGCTTATTCCAAAAATACCTTAGTAAATTTCCTTAATAGCAAAACTCCAGATTTAATCATGCCATAGTGTCTCCATTACATCTGGATAGCTCTTAGAAGAGTGAACTAAagaaatattcacattttctgcCCTATATATTTGCCATCTGGAATATCCTACATTTCTAACTTAaagttaattttcctttttatgtggTCAAAGATCATCTCCATTGGATGGCTggcctcttcctttcctttatgctaaatacaaaagataagaaatagaccttaaaatttcaactgaaaaaatatttttctcagtaaCCATTCTCCtaatttgaaaacaatttgaaTTTCAAAGCCAGGTATTTTAATTACTGGTTGACAAATTTCTTTGGTCTCTTGAAAGTTTTGATGATCTTTCTATGTTTTACTTTTACTGCCTTTTAGTCAAGAATAAATATTATGCCAGTAATATTTACTGTATAACCATAGAGTAACCGGGAAAGCCAGGAAGTAATATTCCATCAAAGCACAGTGACAGATATAATCCTTACCCGTTGATTCCTCATTAGAACTCTTAATGCAAACCTTCAGCGGAGTAACAGCAAGAGTAACTTCCTCTTGACTCGATGTAAAAAGAACAACTGCCTCAGCAAGCACCCTACAAAATGCAATGAACAATATTACACTActtgaagaagaaacagaaagaaattctcTTATGAAATGGAACTCAAATCTTTAATCTGGAAATAAACAGGTGAATCTACCCAAAAGACTTCTCTCTATCCTTCTACATGATCTGCTGTATTTTTTGTATATCTTAAAATCACACCGTTGGAAACTCCaaggtgttccagtggttaggactcacgCTTTGACTGCCGGGGCCTGGGTTCAGCCTCTGGTACAGGCTGTCCTGACATCCCAAATGCCCTCTCATCCTGGgttccctttttaaaaacaccttCACTGAGATACAATTCATATTCTACACAGTTCTCAGATTTAAAGCTGTATGGTTTGCACTACCCTAAGGACTAacgatgttgatcatcttttcatatgcttgttggccatttgcgtatattctttggaaaaatatccattcaaatcctttgcccatttttttttagttaggttatttatctttttattattgaattaaaaTTTCTGGCTTATTTTTTTAGTCAAAGTGAGGTTATATAAAAATGAGATTCTTAGAATTTCTGTAATGTTCGTGTTAACCTGACGCTAGATTTTAGATTAGCAGTGTTTCTCAATGCCAAAATGTCAGGAACACCTACCAAATTAATCTGGGAACTTTTCCAGTGTTAAGGGAGAGGTGTTGTACAAGATATCAAACAAGCTGATACAAAAAATGACAACATGAATGTgcaattcaaaaaagaaaaatacaaacttctaataaatgtaaaaagatgCTCAAGCCCCCTAGTAATAAAACAGACATagtaaagaacattttaaaatgccattttctaCCCAACAGGTTGGCAAAATTTTTGAAGATTAATCATAATCCTTAACTTGGAAGGATTCTCCTATACTTtcggtaggaatgtaaattggcacaaaCTTTTCAGATAGCAATTGGCTAGTCCATATGTatgcaaatttaaaatttgtttaagcCTTTGACCCAGCAGTTTCACTTCCAGGACTCAGTATgtgttgggggcttcccaggtggctcagtggtaaagaatctgctattaatccaagagatgtgggttcaacccctgggtcaacaagatccactggagaaggaaatggcaccccactgcagtattcttgcctggaaaatcccatggacagaggagcgtggtgggctacagtccatggggttgcaaaagaattggacacagcttagcaactaaacaacaaaatatgtgATACAATTTTGAAAGACAGAAAGGTATCCATAGATATAGGGAGAGGGAAAGTTATAGACAAACTGACTATAAATAGAAGAGGTAAAAAGATATACACCAATCTGTTAATAGATGTTATGCCTGCCAAGTGCAATATATGGGGTAAGTAGAGGAGaaagactttcatttttcatctttgcaCTTCTCTATAAATTTTAGATGTATTACAAGGagtatttcttttgtaatttaaaaaaacagtaagggtaaaaataaataaataaataaaataaaaaacagtaaggGTAAAACAATTTTTGGCTTACAAAATAATTAATGTTTAATGCTAAGGTTTAACTGAAAAATTGAGTTCTCCCTCACTGACAAATACCTCTCACTCATTCtctaggaaaaaacaaacagggaTAAAATCAATCACATAAAAACTGTTAAGATTTCCTCGTGCTGTGTGTTTTAAGACACACAGTGTCTTATAAAAGCACCATACAAAGGCAAAGTGTTAtcagataatatatttttctcttaatatcaCTTGATGTAGAAAGCCACTGATGGGatatttctagaactttcttggccaataaattattatttctacCATTAGGCAGTTATTATctactattatttttcttcaggtTTACTCTTGATCCTGTAGGTGATTTCTCCAAGTCTAATGttagctttaaaaaatgtaattgatTTAAAAGTTCTAGGGCATTAATTCTTTACTCTGTGACCATactatattaaggaaaaaaacaacagagaGCTCATTACCTTGGCTGAATCACTAGTGTATTAGCACAcatattcttttgaaaaataacttgCAAAGGCTGACTTTCTTGAAAACACACATTATGAATCTTTTTAATAccttaaaaatagtaaaacaatccattaataattttaagcataaaattaaaaaaaattaaagacttttaCACTTTAAGTTcagattaaataataaaattaaagtaatacTTAATATCTAGCAGGTGCACATAACTTACAAGAAACACTAACCCTAAATGAATGTGTTTATCGCTCCCTAGTGGACACTATGTAACATGTCACACCCTCCAAACAATTAGGCAGTAGAGTTCCCACGTTCTTTTGAAATATGGGTAATTTCTTAAATTGTGTGTAAAATAGTAATTGCCCACTACCAATCAGGTATCTATgacttctttcagaatttttcaaccATGGTTGATATTTCTGAATGGgacctttgaaaataaaacaggagcATTGAATCGGTGTGTTCTTTCCCTCTGAGAGGATGAGAGGAGTGGGGAGCAGTAATGGCTATGGTCCAGTGTACCCACAACTACAGTATACATTGCACAGACATTATCTCTGATCCTCTCAATATCTCTATGGGGTAGGTACTTAATCTCAGAAGAGGAAACTATAGCTTGAGCTTGGTTAAATGACTTCAAAGCTAAGCTGTTTTAATAAGTATAGTCAGAATTTGaatttaagtttctttcttttttttccctgaatctAAGTTTGAACATAGAGCCCATGTAATAAAATCCAGGTAGGCTACAACTTTCTACAGCATAATAATGTTACAACGAGAATCAAAAGGATTCACTCTAAATAGCATTTTTcaactcattttttaaactgaattaataacagcaatatttattatttccacaaatatttactgagcagttACTGTCTGTCAGGCTTATCAATTAGTTTTTAATGATCATCAAAAATACAGTGACTCAAAATAACAAGCGTTTGTTATTTTTCACAATTCAGTTAAGTGGCTCCTCTGGTTTGGGCTGGTTTCACAGTGGCTGGATCGTTTTGAATGGCCTCACTTTCATATCCGAGGCCTCACAGTTGGGACACTGGGGCAGTCTGGATGGCTGGGGCCTCACACCGCATGGTCTCCAATCTTTCAGGTGTCTACACAGGCTATGCTTATTC includes these proteins:
- the RAD9B gene encoding cell cycle checkpoint control protein RAD9B isoform X2, with the translated sequence MCDERQSVFGKAIQALSRISDELWLDPSEKGLALRSVNSCRSAYGCVLFSPVFFQHYQWSTSVKMNDTDIILNLNCRLGMKSILPIFRCLNSLEKNVEKCKIFTRSDKCKVVIQFFCRHGIKKIHNVCFQESQPLQVIFQKNMCANTLVIQPRVLAEAVVLFTSSQEEVTLAVTPLKVCIKSSNEESTDLTNSVYSEMFVGPDEFDFFQVGIDTEITFCFKELKGVLIFSEAIHAPIAIHFDFPGKPMALSIDDMLLEANFILATLADEPSRASSPQTLCLSQKQKRSEPIHSNSKAGKNAASKVPEYISRKVELKRLYSDETPMNTSTLENCGSPLMKRANKDLTEVPESSGDISEVPESSVSDTEEVPGSPCLRKLREDTGT
- the RAD9B gene encoding cell cycle checkpoint control protein RAD9B isoform X1, with protein sequence MLKCVMSGSQVKVFGKAIQALSRISDELWLDPSEKGLALRSVNSCRSAYGCVLFSPVFFQHYQWSTSVKMNDTDIILNLNCRLGMKSILPIFRCLNSLEKNVEKCKIFTRSDKCKVVIQFFCRHGIKKIHNVCFQESQPLQVIFQKNMCANTLVIQPRVLAEAVVLFTSSQEEVTLAVTPLKVCIKSSNEESTDLTNSVYSEMFVGPDEFDFFQVGIDTEITFCFKELKGVLIFSEAIHAPIAIHFDFPGKPMALSIDDMLLEANFILATLADEPSRASSPQTLCLSQKQKRSEPIHSNSKAGKNAASKVPEYISRKVELKRLYSDETPMNTSTLENCGSPLMKRANKDLTEVPESSGDISEVPESSVSDTEEVPGSPCLRKLREDTGT
- the RAD9B gene encoding cell cycle checkpoint control protein RAD9B isoform X3, which codes for MNDTDIILNLNCRLGMKSILPIFRCLNSLEKNVEKCKIFTRSDKCKVVIQFFCRHGIKKIHNVCFQESQPLQVIFQKNMCANTLVIQPRVLAEAVVLFTSSQEEVTLAVTPLKVCIKSSNEESTDLTNSVYSEMFVGPDEFDFFQVGIDTEITFCFKELKGVLIFSEAIHAPIAIHFDFPGKPMALSIDDMLLEANFILATLADEPSRASSPQTLCLSQKQKRSEPIHSNSKAGKNAASKVPEYISRKVELKRLYSDETPMNTSTLENCGSPLMKRANKDLTEVPESSGDISEVPESSVSDTEEVPGSPCLRKLREDTGT
- the RAD9B gene encoding cell cycle checkpoint control protein RAD9B isoform X4 yields the protein MLKCVMSGSQVKVFGKAIQALSRISDELWLDPSEKGLALRSVNSCRSAYGCVLFSPVFFQHYQWSTSVKMNDTDIILNLNCRLGMKSILPIFRCLNSLEKNVEKCKIFTRSDKCKVVIQFFCRHGIKKIHNVCFQESQPLQVIFQKNMCANTLVIQPRVLAEAVVLFTSSQEEVTLAVTPLKVCIKSSNEESTDLTNSVYSEMFVGPDEFDFFQVGIDTEITFCFKELKGVLIFSEAIHAPIAIHFDFPGKPMALSIDDMLLEANFILATLADEPSRASSPQTLCLSQKQKRKQLRRKTLEDLKL
- the RAD9B gene encoding cell cycle checkpoint control protein RAD9B isoform X5, translating into MLKCVMSGSQVKVFGKAIQALSRISDELWLDPSEKGLALRSVNSCRSAYGCVLFSPVFFQHYQWSTSVKMNDTDIILNLNCRLGMKSILPIFRCLNSLEKNVEKCKIFTRSDKCKVVIQFFCRHGIKKIHNVCFQESQPLQVIFQKNMCANTLVIQPRVLAEAVVLFTSSQEEVTLAVTPLKVCIKSSNEESTDLTNSVYSEMFVGPDEFDFFQVGIDTEITFCFKELKGVLIFSEAIHAPIAIHFDFPGKPMALSIDDMLLEANFILATLADEPSRASSPQTLCLSQKQKS